A single Saccharolobus shibatae B12 DNA region contains:
- a CDS encoding DUF2075 domain-containing protein yields the protein MPLPVILQEITQKSFDDLVGSYKETFKEDPSIEQKNAWKKLLEIFKTLNTPHPIIMEYPIFAERVDAIFVDKNRALVIEAKGWKQVRRKDDLTVESDGELRLDPCYQLNNYVTKLNTFHSSGIRFEGALFLYNTKDYSSSECEVLRNSNDLKVKLKNYTPGNRQDVDKIVNGKFVLTTDFVKFIAQTKNFLQQNVAKAILPYGYGLTEEQGLILSKVLNVLEDRAPSKNFLVRGGSGSGKSLLAITLFLEALSRGYFAILSYKNQRLLNSIKLSLSGLSLNRTNDRYKAQALSQFIMFYSTGYGFGVGESGFSDWFKKKFGDTKIDLVIYDEAQRMTSNVIKNSPRGRINVYFYDDFQTLIGNEEGTEENFKRYLTNVEEYQLSSSIRVPNDYLNAVKSILDCKKVKIKDYDFRIFDDLISMLNELRKRREEGRKIALICSFTESEGDTNNKTEWNLKNIRIGYPLQSGFDLYKNVSVRIKWLMDEKVEYPKYWRGELDPLSYCASVYGAQGFEADYVGVVWGRDMIWRDSWTVNPDPITDYVGGTNSLSKIAKRDKDRALKLLKNRYYVMLTRGIRGVYIFFEDYQTGEKIKELINV from the coding sequence ATGCCACTGCCCGTAATACTACAAGAAATCACTCAAAAGTCTTTTGACGACTTAGTTGGTTCATATAAAGAAACGTTTAAGGAAGATCCTTCAATTGAACAGAAAAACGCATGGAAAAAGCTCCTAGAGATTTTCAAGACTCTTAATACTCCTCATCCCATTATTATGGAATATCCGATATTTGCAGAAAGAGTTGATGCTATATTTGTAGATAAGAATAGAGCTTTAGTAATTGAGGCTAAGGGGTGGAAGCAAGTAAGACGTAAAGATGACCTCACTGTAGAGTCCGATGGGGAGCTTCGGTTGGATCCATGCTATCAATTGAATAACTACGTAACTAAGTTGAACACTTTCCACTCCTCTGGAATAAGATTTGAGGGGGCTCTCTTCCTTTATAATACTAAAGATTATTCCTCCTCAGAATGTGAAGTATTAAGAAACTCCAATGATTTGAAGGTTAAACTAAAAAACTACACACCAGGAAATAGACAAGATGTTGATAAAATAGTAAATGGAAAATTTGTATTAACGACAGATTTCGTTAAGTTTATTGCTCAAACTAAGAACTTTTTACAACAGAACGTAGCTAAGGCAATTCTACCTTATGGTTACGGCCTAACAGAGGAACAAGGGTTAATCTTAAGTAAAGTTTTGAATGTCCTTGAAGATAGAGCACCTAGTAAGAACTTCCTTGTGAGAGGTGGTAGTGGTTCAGGGAAAAGCCTATTGGCAATTACTCTCTTCCTTGAAGCCTTAAGTAGGGGCTATTTTGCAATTTTGTCGTACAAGAATCAAAGATTATTAAATTCTATAAAATTATCCTTAAGTGGGCTTTCATTAAATAGAACAAATGATAGATATAAAGCGCAAGCCTTATCCCAGTTTATTATGTTTTACTCAACGGGATATGGCTTTGGAGTAGGAGAAAGTGGGTTCTCAGACTGGTTCAAGAAAAAATTCGGAGATACGAAAATAGACTTAGTCATTTATGATGAGGCTCAGAGGATGACTAGTAATGTAATAAAAAATTCCCCTAGAGGAAGAATTAACGTATATTTCTACGATGACTTTCAGACGTTAATAGGGAATGAAGAAGGAACTGAGGAGAACTTCAAGAGATACTTAACCAATGTGGAGGAATATCAGTTGTCCTCGTCTATAAGAGTACCAAATGATTACCTAAATGCGGTAAAAAGTATACTTGACTGTAAGAAAGTTAAGATAAAGGATTATGATTTTAGGATATTTGATGATCTTATCTCTATGCTGAACGAATTGAGAAAGAGGAGAGAAGAGGGTAGGAAGATTGCGTTGATTTGTAGTTTTACAGAGTCTGAGGGAGACACTAATAATAAAACCGAATGGAACCTAAAAAACATAAGGATAGGTTACCCATTACAATCTGGATTTGACCTTTATAAGAACGTTAGTGTAAGGATTAAGTGGCTTATGGACGAGAAAGTCGAATATCCTAAGTACTGGAGAGGGGAATTAGATCCTCTAAGTTACTGTGCCTCAGTATATGGTGCACAAGGTTTTGAGGCAGATTACGTTGGAGTTGTATGGGGAAGGGATATGATTTGGAGGGATTCTTGGACTGTCAATCCAGATCCGATTACAGATTACGTAGGTGGAACAAATTCCTTAAGTAAAATAGCGAAAAGAGATAAAGATAGGGCATTAAAACTACTGAAGAACAGATATTACGTTATGTTAACTAGAGGTATAAGAGGAGTCTATATCTTCTTTGAGGATTACCAGACTGGTGAAAAAATAAAGGAATTGATTAACGTTTAG
- a CDS encoding winged helix-turn-helix domain-containing protein, which translates to MYKKRSSIEVIASILEACKKGDIKKTRIMFITNLNPRSFYRYIEILKSKGFISLNTDNKYELTPKGYDYLNRANEYLEIKRKLQILKRELDFNGQN; encoded by the coding sequence ATGTATAAAAAAAGAAGTAGTATCGAAGTAATAGCTAGTATATTAGAAGCATGTAAGAAGGGTGACATTAAGAAGACAAGAATAATGTTTATTACGAATTTAAATCCTAGATCTTTCTATAGATATATAGAAATTCTAAAGAGTAAAGGATTTATATCTCTTAATACTGATAACAAATACGAGTTAACTCCAAAAGGATATGATTATTTAAATAGAGCTAATGAGTATCTAGAAATTAAACGTAAATTACAGATCCTAAAGAGAGAATTAGATTTCAATGGTCAAAATTAA
- a CDS encoding glucose-1-phosphate thymidylyltransferase, with protein sequence MEAVILHGGQGTRLRPLTHTGPKQLIKVAGRPVSQWVLEQIREAGIKDIIIILGDNNPMRVIEYYGDGTHLDVNIHYVYQGKARGLADAVYHVKDMVSDKFIVYLGDNIVPYNLAKFSTLDGSASILLAKVNNPNRFGVAVIKDGKVIKLVEKPKEPISDLALVGVYAFTRDIFDVIENLKPSWRGELEITDAIQSLIDKGKEVKYEIVDGWWKDTGTPKDILEANSFLLDRYAIRKIEGEIKDSAVDGRVIVERGAVIENSTIRGPAYIGSSSKIKNSYIGPFTSIGNECTIDNSEIEYSVILDNVKLRGVSLMDSLIGNNSTVEKGGKWQKLIIGENSSVMI encoded by the coding sequence ATGGAAGCCGTAATTCTTCATGGAGGGCAAGGAACAAGACTTAGGCCTTTAACACATACTGGGCCTAAACAATTGATAAAAGTTGCAGGTAGGCCAGTATCCCAATGGGTTCTAGAGCAAATAAGAGAGGCTGGAATCAAAGATATAATAATTATATTAGGAGACAATAATCCGATGAGAGTTATAGAATACTATGGAGATGGTACTCATTTAGATGTCAATATACATTATGTTTACCAAGGTAAGGCTAGGGGGTTAGCAGATGCCGTATATCACGTTAAAGATATGGTTTCTGATAAGTTTATAGTCTATCTAGGGGACAATATAGTGCCTTATAATTTAGCCAAATTTTCAACACTTGATGGTTCAGCCTCAATCCTATTAGCTAAGGTTAATAATCCTAATCGTTTTGGAGTTGCAGTTATAAAAGATGGTAAGGTTATTAAATTAGTTGAAAAGCCTAAAGAACCCATCTCTGATTTAGCCTTAGTTGGTGTTTATGCCTTCACTAGAGATATTTTTGATGTTATTGAAAATTTGAAACCGAGTTGGAGGGGTGAATTAGAAATAACAGATGCAATACAATCTCTCATAGATAAAGGTAAGGAGGTTAAATATGAAATAGTGGATGGCTGGTGGAAGGATACTGGTACTCCTAAGGATATTTTAGAAGCTAACTCATTCCTTTTAGACAGATATGCAATCAGAAAAATAGAAGGTGAAATTAAGGATTCTGCAGTTGATGGCAGAGTAATAGTAGAGAGAGGTGCAGTCATAGAAAACTCAACTATTAGAGGTCCTGCATATATTGGAAGTAGTAGTAAGATTAAAAATTCCTATATTGGTCCTTTTACCTCTATAGGTAACGAGTGTACAATAGATAATAGTGAGATAGAATATAGTGTAATTTTAGATAATGTCAAATTGAGAGGCGTTTCTTTAATGGATTCATTAATAGGTAATAATTCGACAGTAGAGAAAGGAGGAAAATGGCAGAAACTAATAATAGGTGAGAATTCTTCAGTTATGATTTAG
- a CDS encoding nucleotidyltransferase domain-containing protein: MKLTAEKFGKVVKVIVFGSIVKGKVTGSSDLDVAIFYSEELTDKEKIRRVLEILNEVGEEIAVIDIQVFMKREDFFLKFIGEYVEI, translated from the coding sequence GTGAAATTGACTGCTGAGAAGTTTGGAAAGGTAGTTAAAGTAATAGTATTCGGCTCTATAGTTAAGGGCAAGGTTACTGGAAGTAGCGACTTAGACGTAGCAATATTTTACAGTGAGGAGTTAACGGATAAGGAGAAAATAAGAAGGGTTCTGGAAATACTTAATGAGGTAGGTGAAGAAATAGCTGTAATAGATATTCAAGTGTTCATGAAAAGAGAAGATTTCTTCTTAAAGTTTATTGGAGAATACGTTGAAATATAA
- a CDS encoding dTDP-glucose 4,6-dehydratase has translation MKIMVLGGAGFIGSAFVRELNLRKIKPLVFDLLTYAGRLENLSGTDYDFVKGDIRDSKLHDVIASFRPEIVVNFAAETHVDRSIYKPQDFVTTNILGTINILEALRLYNFKYVHISTDEVYGEECADENSPLNPSSPYSASKASADLLVRSYVRTYDVEAIIVRPSNNYGPRQFPEKFIPKTIIRTLLGLHVPIYGDGKQERDWIYVEDTAKIIADMLSKAEWKGDVYNLPGGQRVTNIEVIKLLEEIVNRKIEVRFVSDRPGHDKRYCMINTKLRYTSTTLADGLRKVYEWYVNNRWWWESLISNKFFREDEPWKAV, from the coding sequence ATGAAAATAATGGTCTTAGGAGGAGCTGGTTTCATAGGCTCTGCCTTTGTTAGAGAATTAAATTTAAGGAAAATTAAGCCATTAGTCTTTGATCTCTTAACCTATGCTGGTCGATTAGAAAATTTAAGTGGTACAGACTACGATTTCGTTAAGGGAGATATCAGAGATAGTAAACTCCATGATGTTATAGCGAGTTTTAGACCAGAAATTGTAGTGAATTTTGCAGCTGAGACTCATGTTGATCGCTCAATTTATAAACCTCAAGATTTCGTTACAACCAATATTTTAGGTACAATTAATATTCTTGAAGCATTGAGATTATATAATTTTAAATATGTCCACATTTCAACGGATGAAGTTTATGGTGAAGAATGTGCTGATGAGAATTCTCCTCTAAATCCTTCCTCGCCTTATAGTGCTTCTAAGGCATCGGCAGACCTTCTTGTCAGATCTTACGTTAGAACTTATGATGTAGAAGCTATCATAGTTAGGCCATCAAATAATTACGGTCCAAGACAATTTCCAGAGAAATTTATCCCGAAGACAATAATTCGTACCCTATTAGGTCTTCACGTGCCAATCTATGGCGATGGAAAACAAGAAAGAGATTGGATTTACGTTGAGGACACTGCAAAAATTATTGCAGACATGCTATCTAAGGCTGAATGGAAAGGCGATGTTTATAATTTACCCGGAGGGCAAAGGGTAACCAATATAGAGGTTATTAAACTATTGGAAGAGATAGTGAATAGGAAAATTGAAGTTAGATTTGTTTCCGATAGACCTGGCCATGATAAAAGATATTGCATGATAAATACTAAACTTAGATATACTAGCACTACTTTAGCAGATGGGCTCAGAAAAGTGTATGAATGGTATGTCAATAATAGATGGTGGTGGGAGTCGTTGATTAGCAACAAATTCTTTAGAGAAGATGAACCATGGAAAGCTGTATAA
- a CDS encoding FkbM family methyltransferase → MYLKEYLKVRPLSFSDTYKILKFFIKNKKEIKEDDKNFIKVKYNGLVWNLRYSMFDFDLGIVVGSHEKEVLKWVNFNEIETFIDAGAYIGTYTLRAALNGKVYAFEPNPYSFEILKNNIKANNLEDKVILYNGALSDKNGEVKLCIGNVGSSLVFNECKNSLTVKSITLDSLNVSTVDMIKIDVEGSELNVINGGLKTLNNTRSILAETKDINFKEIDRILRDKGFVMRRRTNTNDYTIYTLYEKRN, encoded by the coding sequence ATGTACCTTAAGGAATATTTAAAAGTAAGACCTTTATCATTTAGTGACACCTACAAAATTCTAAAATTTTTTATAAAAAATAAAAAAGAGATTAAAGAAGATGATAAAAATTTTATAAAAGTTAAATATAATGGATTAGTATGGAATTTGAGATACTCTATGTTTGATTTTGATTTAGGTATAGTCGTTGGAAGCCATGAGAAGGAAGTGCTTAAATGGGTTAATTTCAATGAAATAGAAACTTTCATAGACGCTGGGGCTTATATAGGTACATATACTCTTAGAGCTGCTCTAAACGGCAAAGTTTATGCCTTTGAACCCAATCCATATAGTTTCGAAATTCTAAAAAATAATATTAAAGCCAATAATTTAGAAGATAAGGTTATATTATATAATGGAGCTTTATCTGATAAAAATGGAGAGGTAAAATTATGTATCGGCAACGTAGGTTCCTCTTTAGTTTTTAATGAGTGTAAAAACTCTTTAACGGTAAAAAGTATTACACTAGACAGCTTAAACGTTAGTACTGTTGATATGATTAAAATTGATGTCGAAGGTTCAGAACTTAATGTTATTAATGGAGGATTAAAAACTCTTAATAACACCAGAAGCATTTTGGCTGAAACTAAAGATATAAATTTTAAAGAAATCGATAGAATCTTAAGAGATAAGGGTTTTGTAATGAGAAGAAGAACAAACACAAACGATTATACAATTTATACGTTATATGAGAAAAGGAATTAG
- a CDS encoding SDR family oxidoreductase, whose product MRIMIIGASGQLGLELSRTLSNYDLIKTYTLHELSEGLRLNLMDYLSLEDFITKKKPEVIINTAAFTDVDRCEVEREKAFKINAEAVRHIVRASRVVEAYLIQISTDYVFDGNKGLYKEDDLPNPINYYGLTKLLGEKYALSYDDTVIVRTSGIFRNKGFPVYVYKSLKEGKEVLAFKGFYSPISAKKLAEVINELIIYKKTGVINIAGERISRYDLAQKIKELYNLSGKVIEVDSVEGWIAKRPFDSSLDISKAKKLVSIDFYSIDENLKHVVI is encoded by the coding sequence ATGCGAATAATGATAATAGGAGCGTCGGGGCAATTAGGGCTTGAATTATCTCGAACGCTTTCAAATTATGACTTAATTAAAACGTATACTTTACATGAATTATCGGAAGGTTTAAGATTGAATCTAATGGATTATTTATCTTTAGAAGACTTTATTACTAAGAAAAAACCGGAAGTTATAATAAATACTGCAGCATTTACAGATGTAGACAGATGTGAGGTAGAAAGAGAAAAAGCATTTAAAATAAATGCTGAAGCAGTGAGACATATAGTTAGAGCTTCTAGAGTAGTAGAGGCTTATCTAATTCAAATAAGTACTGATTATGTCTTTGATGGAAATAAAGGTCTTTATAAAGAAGATGATCTCCCAAATCCCATAAATTACTATGGTTTAACTAAGCTTCTAGGAGAAAAATATGCATTATCTTATGATGATACTGTTATTGTTAGAACTTCTGGAATTTTTAGGAATAAGGGCTTTCCGGTTTACGTTTATAAGAGTTTAAAAGAGGGAAAGGAAGTTTTAGCATTTAAGGGGTTCTACTCTCCTATTTCAGCTAAAAAGCTTGCAGAAGTTATCAATGAACTAATAATATATAAGAAAACTGGCGTTATAAATATTGCTGGAGAGAGGATTTCTCGTTATGATTTAGCTCAAAAGATAAAGGAGCTCTATAATTTATCTGGTAAGGTAATTGAGGTAGATAGTGTAGAGGGATGGATTGCTAAAAGACCCTTTGATTCATCTTTAGATATTTCAAAGGCTAAAAAACTTGTTTCGATAGATTTTTACTCTATTGATGAAAATTTAAAGCATGTAGTGATTTAA